A window from Dermacentor albipictus isolate Rhodes 1998 colony chromosome 10, USDA_Dalb.pri_finalv2, whole genome shotgun sequence encodes these proteins:
- the LOC135912083 gene encoding uncharacterized protein, which translates to MKFMARYEVAQSPLEQPPAAGSGAISPAPAPQSKRTRTAIAAGGVSCALSLSVAAFVIIWLSARLTAMRRNDTVLRETPFCCPREAAELFAVIDNQAAPCEDFFAYVCKNAVGQYVTQRNVEHDVLWDIDAHILTGTSNYSVKAAPALQALYTSCVTEIWQPDLRLRDTLAAVFEIANTTKRMSHAQLLRFALEVQTRYDLAFYFSVYDDHGDIYFTRNLLRVAAFRHFCDDACYSTVLSAFNAHFGANLTKEQIAAWEQLFTDDHTQPDFIAWDEISAVFGGMEAEQFKAILREFFTYVDTANSVIVLSKPELFADIARFWNVANQPLSLCHALIVVALSALEWIVFGDAALNSPGLRSADVCELHLRGNQQLWRATYVAALTSPDKDRQLRKIFEATRQSFVRYEPLRQLVATGNDTANFEDLMRSLTLMLPGDLVLPEMAVPALNNSGFVRNIFRLTSFEYDVRVEKERRGMPALAESFLESAAERMLFVNKSTLYVTAPAYTWLSAGTANPLLADAPVIASRMAYWMWRNVRDWSGWSTRTQSALHSFQECVQKSERLSMYDYKDDLFALTMGLRIAASVAASSTAGGDPARTEWFRTKLAWSLYRMSEAQFFYARYAYFRCSRDDSRGWVNGPTRHSADFSIAFKCQPMSNVGNESGCSDFAKTRGTL; encoded by the exons ATGAAATTCATGGCCCGGTACGAAGTAGCGCAGTCGCCACTTGAACAGCCCCCAGCGGCCGGCTCTGGTGCGATCTCTCCAGCGCCAGCACCTCAAAGTAAGCGGACGCGAACAGCCATCGCCGCCGGCGGCGTTTCCTGCGCCCTCTCGCTTTCCGTGGCCGCCTTCGTCATCATCTGGCTCTCGGCTCGGCTGACCGCCATGCGGCGCAATGACACCGTCCTCCGGGAGACGCCGTTCTGCTGCCCCCGCGAGGCGGCCGAACTGTTCGCCGTCATCGACAACCAGGCGGCGCCCTGCGAGGACTTCTTCGCCTACGTCTGCAAGAACGCCGTCGGCCAATACGTAACACAGCGGAACGTTGAGCACGACGTTTTG TGGGACATCGATGCGCACATCCTCACGGGCACCTCAAACTACAGTGTGAAAGCCGCTCCAGCACTTCAGGCATTGTACACATCGTGCGTCACTGAGATATGGCAGCCAGATCTGCGACTGAGAGACACCCTGGCGGCCGTTTTTGAAATCGCCAACACCACGAAGCGCATGAGCCACGCCCAACTTCTACGCTTTGCCTTGGAAGTCCAGACACGGTACGACCTCGCTTTCTACTTCTCTGTTTACGACGACCACGGTGACATCTACTTCACAAGGAACCTGCTCCGGGTCGCGGCCTTCAGACATTTTTGCGACGACGCCTGTTATTCCACCGTCCTGTCCGCATTTAACGCGCACTTCGGCGCTAACCTCACTAAAGAACAAATAGCCGCATGGGAGCAGCTGTTTACTGACGACCACACACAACCAGACTTCATCGCTTGGGACGAGATTTCCGCGGTTTTCGGAGGCATGGAAGCGGAGCAGTTCAAGGCCATATTGCGCGAGTTCTTTACCTACGTCGACACCGCGAACTCGGTAATTGTGTTATCCAAGCCGGAGCTGTTCGCCGACATAGCGCGTTTTTGGAACGTCGCAAATCAGCCCCTGTCGCTGTGTCACGCACTGATCGTCGTCGCACTCAGTGCCCTGGAATGGATCGTCTTCGGAGACGCAGCGTTAAACTCGCCCGGGCTGCGTAGCGCAGACGTCTGCGAGCTTCACCTCCGCGGAAACCAGCAGTTGTGGAGGGCCACTTACGTCGCGGCCCTCACGAGCCCCGACAAGGACCGCCAACTGCGCAAAATCTTCGAGGCGACAAGGCAGAGCTTCGTCCGTTACGAGCCGCTTCGACAGCTCGTGGCAACCGGAAACGACACGGCGAACTTCGAGGATCTAATGCGGAGCCTCACTCTCATGCTTCCGGGAGACCTCGTCCTGCCGGAAATGGCCGTGCCCGCGTTGAACAACAGTGGTTTCGTGCGCAACATCTTCCGCTTGACGAGCTTCGAATACGACGTAAGAGTGGAGAAGGAGCGACGAGGAATGCCTGCCCTCGCCGAGAGTTTCCTCGAGTCTGCGGCTGAACGAATGCTGTTTGTAAACAAGAGCACCCTCTACGTGACTGCGCCTGCGTACACCTGGCTGAGCGCCGGCACCGCCAATCCTCTTCTCGCGGATGCGCCGGTGATTGCGAGCCGCATGGCGTACTGGATGTGGAGAAACGTCCGCGATTGGAGTGGCTGGTCGACAAGGACACAGAGCGCCCTACACTCCTTTCA GGAATGCGTGCAGAAGTCAGAGAGGCTGTCCATGTACGACTACAAGGACGACCTGTTTGCGCTGACCATGGGCCTGAGGATAGCCGCGAGTGTCGCAGCCTCGAGCACTGCCGGCGGGGATCCCGCAAGGACCGAGTGGTTTCGAACGAAACTCGCCTGGAGCCTGTACCGCATGTCCGAGGCGCAGTTCTTCTACGCCCGTTACGCCTACTTCCGATGCAGCAGAGACGACAGCCGCGGTTGGGTGAATGGGCCTACCAGGCACAGCGCCGACTTCTCAATCGCGTTCAAATGCCAGCCGATGAGCAACGTCGGGAATGAGAGCGGCTGCTCCGACTTTGCGAAAACGCGCGGCACTTTGTGA